Proteins co-encoded in one Conger conger chromosome 4, fConCon1.1, whole genome shotgun sequence genomic window:
- the slc51a gene encoding organic solute transporter subunit alpha produces the protein MNDSINIFDPRCRQKPPLAIDIINQLDIFGIMLYSVLTLMAALSMLVYIEECIYIYRKVLTPKKTSINWVNGAAPVIATMSCLGMWIPRATMFTDMTSGSYFAIVVYKFLIMMVEECGGDEEFLKRCRNDTLRISTGPCCCCCPCLPRVAITRRTLFLLKLGSFQFALLKTALSILSIILWTNGNFDIADMEITGAAIWINPFIGILTIIALWPVAIMFMHLRPLLRSLRIIPKYAMYQLVLVLSQLQSAIINILAMNGTIACAPPFSSQARGYLMSQQLLILEMFIITLVNRLLYRRHYDPLPLIDPHESDNDQNTKAALKSESGDNIL, from the exons AGCTCGATATCTTTGGAATCATGCTGTACTCCGTCCTGACTTTGATGGCAGCTTTGTCCATGTTGGTTTACATTGAGGAGTGCATCTACATCTACAGAAAAGTCTTGACTCCGAAGAAAACCTCCATCAACTGGGTGAATGGCGCAGCACCG gtcATTGCCACTATGTCATGTCTGGGGATGTGGATCCCCAGGGCCACTATGTTCACCGATATGACCTCAGGATC GTACTTTGCAATCGTGGTGTATAAGTTCCTGATCATGATGGTggaggagtgtgggggagaTGAGGAGTTTCTGAAGCGCTGTAGGAATGACACTCTCAGGATCAGCACtgggccctgctgctgctgctgcccctGCCTGCCTCGGGTGGCCATCACACG ACGGACCCTCTTCCTGTTGAAGCTGGGCTCCTTCCAGTTTGCTCTGCTTAAGACTGCCTTAAGCATCCTGTCCATCATTCTGTGGACCAATGGAAACTTTGATATTGCCGAT ATGGAGATCACTGGAGCCGCCATCTGGATCAACCCTTTTATAGGGATCCTGACCATCATCGCCCTTTGGCCTGTGGCCATCATGTTCATGCACCTGCGCCCCCTTCTCCGCAGTCTGAGAATCATCCCCAAATATGCCATGTACCAG CTGGTCCTAGTTTTGAGTCAACTGCAGTCAGCCATCATCAACATATTGGCCATGAACGGAACGATTGCTTGTGCCCCCCCCTTCTCATCTCAGGCTCGTGGATACT TGATGAGCCAACAGTTGCTGATCCTGGAGATGTTCATCATCACGCTGGTGAACCGATTACTATACCGCCGCCACTACGATCCCCTGCCTCTCATTGACCCACATGAGAGTGACAACGACCAGAACACCAAGGCTGCCCTAAAGTCTGAGTCTGGGGATAATATActgtga